TTCAAAGTCACATATCGACCAGGTATTGGAATATCTGAAAACAAAGAATTACAAACTTGCATTGCTAATTAACTTTACAAATCAGGGTGTTGTTCATAAAAGAATCATTAATCTTCCGGCAAAACAATAAATTAACCTGAAGTTATTCCCCTGACTTATTCGCACATTCGTTTTTTATTCGTTATTCGTTGATATTATGAAACACCACAGAACCCAAATACAACTCCGCTTCAAAGACCTCGATAAACTTGGCCATGTAAACAACGCAAATTACCTAACTTACTTTGAACTGGCCCGTGTAAATTTTTTCAAAGCCGTGATGGGCACTAAAACCATTGACTGGAGTACAGAAGGAATTATTATGGCAAAAGTTGAACTAACTTTTAAGCAGCCTATCCTGCTCGAAGATGAAGTTTTTGTTTATGTATGGGTGTCACGCTTTGGCACTAAAAGTTTTGACATGAATTGCTCAATTGTGA
This DNA window, taken from Bacteroidota bacterium, encodes the following:
- a CDS encoding acyl-CoA thioesterase; this translates as MKHHRTQIQLRFKDLDKLGHVNNANYLTYFELARVNFFKAVMGTKTIDWSTEGIIMAKVELTFKQPILLEDEVFVYVWVSRFGTKSFDMNCSIVKSENGQETEVATGMTVLVCINYKTNQTIEIPPLWKQKMEAFQAG